The Roseibaca calidilacus genome has a window encoding:
- a CDS encoding DsbA family protein has product MTLPLSDSALIGTCLAASALGLIVLTSGGGGAAPEPESAAQTETALPLGATPAAPDAVDPEFGEQVRAYLLQNPEVIFEAVAEFERRNAQAQGDMDGALIEANAEALFNDPMSWVGGNPEGDVTLVEFLDYKCGFCKRALPEVDALLEQDDNIRVIVKELPILGAESELASRFAISVLDLAGPEAYESVHVELMGYEGSITPDYLEDVADSLDLELEEIVAHMDSDTVSDVIEGNRALAQRLQISGTPTFVMGDQMIRGFVPTDAMLEAAAIARQ; this is encoded by the coding sequence ATGACACTTCCCCTGAGCGATTCCGCCTTGATCGGCACATGCCTTGCGGCATCGGCGCTGGGCCTGATCGTGCTGACCAGCGGGGGCGGCGGCGCGGCCCCTGAACCGGAATCCGCGGCGCAAACCGAAACCGCATTGCCACTGGGCGCAACCCCAGCCGCGCCCGATGCGGTGGACCCGGAATTTGGCGAACAGGTGCGCGCTTACCTTTTGCAGAACCCGGAAGTGATTTTCGAAGCCGTCGCCGAATTCGAGCGCCGCAACGCACAAGCCCAAGGCGATATGGACGGCGCCCTGATAGAGGCCAATGCCGAGGCCTTGTTCAACGACCCGATGTCATGGGTCGGCGGCAACCCCGAGGGCGATGTCACCTTGGTCGAGTTCCTTGACTACAAATGCGGCTTTTGCAAACGCGCCTTGCCCGAAGTGGACGCGCTGCTGGAGCAGGACGACAATATCCGCGTGATCGTTAAGGAACTGCCCATCCTTGGAGCGGAATCAGAGCTTGCGTCGCGCTTTGCGATCTCGGTCCTCGATCTGGCGGGACCAGAGGCTTATGAAAGCGTGCATGTCGAATTGATGGGCTATGAAGGGTCGATCACCCCGGATTATCTGGAAGATGTGGCCGACTCGCTTGACCTTGAACTGGAAGAGATCGTGGCGCATATGGACAGCGATACGGTCAGCGATGTGATCGAAGGCAATCGCGCGCTGGCGCAGCGGTTGCAGATTTCCGGCACGCCAACCTTTGTGATGGGCGACCAGATGATCCGCGGCTTTGTTCCGACCGATGCCATGCTGGAAGCCGCCGCCATCGCGCGGCAATAA
- a CDS encoding 3-hydroxybutyrate dehydrogenase has protein sequence MQLAGKRAIVTGSNSGIGLGIAWELARAGADVVLNSYTDTAEDHALAKEIAAETGVSVRYIPADMAQGEQCRALIEQAGGCDILVNNAGIQHVAKLEEFPGGKWDAIIAINLSSAFHTTAAALPAMYAQGWGRIINIASAHGLTASPYKSAYVAAKHGVVGLTKTTALEAAGKGVTCNAICPGYVLTPIVEKQIPDQMKTHNMDRETVIREVMLARQPSGDFATVEQMGGTAVFLCSDAAAQITGTTISVDGGWTAL, from the coding sequence ATGCAGCTTGCCGGAAAACGCGCCATCGTCACCGGGTCGAATTCGGGGATCGGTCTGGGAATTGCGTGGGAACTTGCGCGCGCGGGTGCTGATGTCGTGCTCAATTCCTACACGGACACTGCCGAAGACCACGCCTTGGCCAAGGAAATCGCGGCGGAAACAGGGGTTTCGGTGCGGTATATTCCGGCCGATATGGCACAAGGCGAACAGTGTCGCGCCTTGATTGAACAAGCCGGCGGCTGCGATATTTTGGTAAACAATGCAGGTATCCAGCATGTTGCCAAGCTGGAAGAGTTTCCGGGCGGGAAATGGGATGCGATCATCGCGATCAATCTGTCGTCAGCCTTTCACACCACGGCTGCGGCCCTGCCGGCGATGTATGCTCAAGGCTGGGGTCGAATCATCAATATCGCCTCGGCGCATGGGCTGACCGCCAGCCCCTATAAATCGGCCTATGTCGCGGCCAAGCATGGCGTGGTCGGCTTGACCAAGACCACCGCGCTGGAAGCGGCGGGCAAGGGCGTGACCTGCAATGCCATCTGCCCCGGCTATGTGCTGACGCCGATCGTGGAAAAGCAGATCCCCGACCAGATGAAAACCCACAACATGGACCGCGAGACCGTCATCCGCGAGGTCATGCTGGCACGCCAGCCTTCGGGCGACTTTGCCACCGTGGAGCAGATGGGCGGAACGGCGGTATTCCTGTGCTCTGACGCCGCGGCGCAGATTACCGGGACCACGATCTCGGTGGATGGTGGCTGGACAGCATTGTGA
- a CDS encoding patatin-like phospholipase family protein has protein sequence MKRINLALQGGGAHGAFTWGVLDRLLQEDDIEIAAISGTSAGALNAAALKAGMVQDGRAGGRAALDALWHRIGAVHDLRLTGWIAQALPPVGVLNTWAERFMPVSAMDAAALVASPYALGPLYRNPLQPIVEGLAFDRVCAGVGPALHIAATNVRSGKIKVFSGAELAPEVILASAALPTLFQAVEIADPATGQTHAYWDGGYTGNPALFPLFKRDLPDDILVVSINPLFRDDVPNTPQEIQNRVNEISFNSSLLRELRAIRFVKRLIGENRVERGAMKDVLLHMIADDALMTSLSVTTKLTPTPYLLHTLKEAGRKACDGFLTRHKDDLNQRSSLDLDAMFDDSQQS, from the coding sequence ATGAAACGGATCAATCTGGCGCTGCAAGGCGGCGGCGCGCATGGCGCCTTCACATGGGGCGTTTTGGACCGGCTGCTGCAAGAAGACGATATAGAGATCGCGGCGATTTCCGGCACCTCTGCGGGCGCGCTGAATGCCGCTGCGCTGAAGGCGGGCATGGTGCAGGATGGGCGCGCGGGTGGCCGCGCGGCGCTGGATGCGCTGTGGCACAGAATCGGCGCGGTGCATGATCTGCGCCTGACTGGCTGGATCGCGCAGGCCTTGCCGCCTGTGGGGGTTCTGAACACATGGGCGGAACGGTTCATGCCGGTCTCTGCCATGGATGCCGCCGCGCTGGTCGCCAGCCCCTATGCGCTGGGGCCGCTGTATCGCAACCCGCTGCAACCCATTGTCGAAGGGCTGGCCTTTGACCGGGTCTGTGCGGGCGTGGGGCCTGCGCTGCACATTGCCGCAACCAATGTGCGCAGCGGCAAGATCAAGGTGTTCTCTGGGGCCGAGCTTGCGCCAGAGGTGATCCTTGCCAGCGCCGCCCTGCCAACCTTGTTCCAAGCGGTCGAGATTGCCGACCCCGCCACCGGCCAAACCCATGCCTATTGGGATGGTGGCTATACCGGCAACCCGGCGCTGTTCCCGCTGTTCAAGCGCGATTTGCCCGATGATATCCTCGTGGTCAGCATTAACCCGTTATTTCGCGATGATGTTCCCAACACGCCGCAAGAAATCCAGAATCGGGTGAATGAGATCAGCTTCAATTCCTCGTTGTTGCGGGAATTGCGCGCGATCCGGTTCGTCAAGCGCTTGATCGGGGAAAACCGGGTCGAGCGCGGCGCCATGAAAGATGTGCTGTTGCACATGATCGCGGATGATGCCCTGATGACCAGCCTGTCGGTCACAACCAAGCTTACGCCGACGCCGTATCTGCTCCACACGCTTAAAGAGGCCGGGCGCAAGGCCTGTGATGGGTTCCTGACCCGCCACAAGGACGATCTGAACCAACGTAGCTCGCTTGATCTGGATGCAATGTTCGACGATTCCCAACAATCTTAG
- a CDS encoding thiolase family protein yields the protein MNNIFILSACRSPIGSFGGGLSGVSALQLGTHVAQAAIAHAGLGAERIEHSAFGMVSLSEPDDLYLSRIVAMRAGAPETVSGVNVNMLCGSGLQAVVQGMQTLALGGADVALVGGVETISRTTHLLPAARFGKRLGDTMVVDLLDAALTCPFGRVKLGVTAETLAREFQISREAQDDCALQSHMRARAAQEAGRLATQIVPVDLPCGRVVAQDEGPRDTSAKLLGRLPAAFVPGGSVTAGNSGALGDAAAALVLARAVPKGHTPMARITAAAQSGVDPSRMGYGPILAVRKLLARTGLGIDDFDLIESNEAFAAQALVVARELGLDPLRANPDGGAIAHGHPVGATGAILTVKAAHGLARAGRGRALVAMCVGGGQGIAVALEAV from the coding sequence ATGAATAATATTTTCATCCTGTCCGCATGTCGCAGCCCCATTGGCAGTTTCGGCGGCGGGCTGTCAGGCGTGTCGGCCTTGCAGCTTGGCACGCATGTTGCCCAAGCGGCGATTGCGCATGCAGGGCTGGGCGCAGAGCGGATAGAGCATAGCGCCTTTGGTATGGTCAGCCTGTCGGAACCCGATGATCTGTATCTGTCGCGCATTGTCGCGATGCGCGCGGGTGCGCCCGAAACGGTCAGCGGGGTGAATGTGAACATGCTCTGCGGCTCTGGCCTGCAAGCCGTTGTGCAGGGCATGCAGACGCTGGCCTTGGGCGGTGCCGATGTGGCGCTGGTGGGGGGCGTGGAAACCATCAGCCGCACCACGCATCTGCTGCCAGCGGCGCGGTTTGGCAAGCGGCTGGGCGATACCATGGTTGTTGACCTGCTGGATGCCGCGCTGACCTGTCCCTTTGGCCGTGTCAAACTGGGGGTGACGGCGGAAACCTTGGCGCGCGAATTCCAGATCAGCCGCGAAGCACAAGACGATTGCGCGCTGCAAAGCCACATGCGTGCCCGCGCCGCGCAGGAAGCAGGGCGATTGGCCACGCAGATCGTGCCTGTTGACCTGCCATGCGGGCGGGTGGTCGCGCAGGATGAAGGGCCGCGCGACACCTCTGCCAAGCTGCTGGGGCGCTTGCCTGCGGCCTTCGTGCCGGGGGGCAGTGTGACGGCAGGCAATTCCGGCGCGCTTGGCGATGCGGCGGCGGCGCTGGTGCTGGCGCGCGCGGTGCCCAAGGGGCACACGCCCATGGCGCGGATCACGGCTGCGGCGCAAAGCGGGGTGGACCCGTCGCGCATGGGCTATGGCCCGATTCTGGCCGTGCGCAAGCTATTGGCGCGAACGGGCCTCGGCATCGACGATTTTGACCTGATCGAATCGAACGAGGCTTTTGCCGCCCAAGCCCTTGTCGTCGCCCGCGAACTGGGTCTCGATCCTCTCCGCGCAAATCCTGATGGTGGCGCAATCGCGCATGGCCACCCGGTTGGCGCGACCGGCGCAATCCTGACGGTCAAGGCCGCGCATGGGTTGGCGCGCGCGGGCCGGGGCCGCGCGCTGGTTGCCATGTGCGTGGGCGGCGGGCAGGGCATTGCAGTGGCGCTTGAAGCCGTCTGA
- a CDS encoding extracellular solute-binding protein: MQTRFGPVFAALSLLTFSAVAPVAAVSQPTHGIAMYGEPALPQDFAHLPHTNPDAPKGGRIVQGEVGSFDSLNPHILKGNTPWQLQYLAYEGLMGRSWDEPFTLYGLLAESIEVDEARSWVEFTLRPEARFSDGSPVTVEDVLWSFETLGTIGHPRYHGTWARVAKAEAVGARTVRFTFTAPDRELPLILGLRPVLKKAQWEGVDFAESGTSVIPIASAPYVVDRFEAGRSVVLKRNPDYWGRDLPFMRGQANLDEIRMEFFGDSTAMFEAFTAGLLTTMRETSANAWNTRYDFPAVQAGEVVKSEIPHRRPSGITGFVMNQRNPLFADWRVREAMIHAFNFEYIAQVVNDGQEPRITSYFSNSELAMQPGAATGREAEFLAPFADSLTPGTLEGYTLPASDGSVANRRNMRAAMALLADAGWQVDDGGVLRNAEGVPFEFTILIRQGARNIPAITEIYAEALNRLGMQVTITQIDSAQYTERTNAFDFDVTHYTRGLSLSPGAEQRLYWGSDAAETPGSRNWMGVQSPAIDALIERLLTSTERADFVAATRALDRVLTAGRHVVPFWFTDRARIAHDAALKYPDTLPAYGDWIGFQPDVWWYAE, encoded by the coding sequence ATGCAAACCCGATTCGGCCCTGTTTTTGCCGCGCTATCGCTGCTGACCTTTTCTGCGGTGGCACCTGTCGCCGCAGTGTCGCAGCCCACGCATGGCATAGCTATGTATGGCGAGCCAGCCCTGCCCCAAGATTTTGCGCATCTGCCCCATACCAACCCCGACGCGCCCAAGGGTGGACGCATCGTGCAGGGCGAGGTTGGCAGCTTCGATTCGCTCAACCCGCATATCCTGAAAGGCAACACGCCATGGCAGTTGCAGTATCTTGCCTATGAAGGGCTGATGGGCCGGTCATGGGATGAACCTTTCACGCTCTATGGGCTTCTGGCCGAATCGATAGAGGTGGACGAGGCGCGCTCTTGGGTGGAATTCACCCTGCGACCAGAGGCCCGATTCTCGGATGGCAGCCCGGTCACGGTAGAGGATGTGCTGTGGTCATTCGAAACTCTCGGCACCATCGGTCATCCGCGCTACCATGGCACTTGGGCGCGTGTCGCCAAGGCCGAAGCGGTGGGCGCGCGCACCGTGCGTTTCACATTCACCGCACCCGACCGCGAATTGCCCCTGATCTTGGGCCTGCGCCCGGTGCTGAAGAAGGCACAATGGGAGGGCGTGGATTTCGCCGAATCGGGCACCTCTGTAATTCCCATCGCGTCCGCCCCCTATGTCGTGGACCGGTTCGAAGCCGGGCGCTCTGTCGTGCTGAAACGCAACCCCGACTATTGGGGCCGCGATCTGCCCTTCATGCGCGGTCAGGCCAATCTGGATGAAATCCGCATGGAGTTTTTCGGCGATTCCACCGCCATGTTCGAGGCTTTCACCGCGGGGCTTTTGACCACCATGCGCGAAACCAGCGCCAATGCATGGAACACGCGCTACGATTTTCCCGCCGTGCAAGCGGGCGAGGTCGTGAAATCCGAAATCCCGCATCGCCGCCCATCGGGCATTACCGGCTTCGTGATGAACCAACGCAACCCGCTTTTCGCCGATTGGCGCGTGCGCGAGGCGATGATCCACGCCTTCAATTTCGAATATATCGCGCAGGTGGTGAATGACGGGCAAGAGCCGCGCATCACATCGTATTTCTCGAATTCCGAACTGGCCATGCAACCGGGTGCCGCCACCGGGCGCGAGGCAGAGTTCCTTGCCCCCTTTGCCGACAGCCTGACGCCCGGCACGCTTGAAGGCTACACGCTGCCCGCCTCGGACGGATCGGTCGCCAACCGCCGCAATATGCGCGCGGCCATGGCCCTTTTGGCCGATGCCGGCTGGCAGGTGGATGATGGGGGCGTGCTGCGCAATGCCGAAGGTGTGCCCTTCGAATTTACCATCCTGATTCGCCAGGGGGCTAGGAATATTCCTGCCATCACCGAAATCTATGCCGAGGCCCTGAACCGCCTTGGAATGCAGGTCACGATCACCCAGATCGACAGCGCGCAATATACCGAACGCACCAATGCGTTCGATTTCGACGTCACGCATTACACGCGCGGCTTGTCGCTTAGCCCCGGCGCGGAACAGCGGCTTTACTGGGGCTCTGACGCGGCCGAAACGCCCGGATCGCGTAACTGGATGGGGGTGCAAAGCCCCGCCATAGACGCGCTGATCGAACGGCTGCTGACCTCGACAGAGCGCGCCGATTTCGTCGCCGCCACCCGCGCGCTGGACCGCGTGCTGACCGCCGGGCGGCATGTCGTGCCCTTCTGGTTCACCGACCGGGCCCGCATCGCGCATGATGCCGCGCTGAAATACCCAGACACCCTGCCCGCCTATGGCGATTGGATCGGTTTTCAGCCCGATGTCTGGTGGTATGCGGAATAA
- a CDS encoding N-acetylmuramoyl-L-alanine amidase encodes MTRVSSFILGGLLLVLALGGGGAWAQGAVQARVDPAQSTLSASGDAVALRLSLSQPVPYRVRLLPNPPRVVMEFNTLDWQGLDWPKVAGLRDWRYGHRGDGWARMVLDLGFPMLPDVVAQSVDAQTGRAEVKVTLRRAALEAFEARATNEADFVARYSDHLLHASAPAATPSDTARPLRVMLDPGHGGLDPGAVRDDQSEAALVLAFAQTLRAELARRGGFEVHMTRDADVFVSLDQRLRAAREVQADLFLSLHADALPEGLASGAAVYTLSEDASDQTAEILSTRHARDDLLAGVDLSRNTDEIASVLMSVAWQDTKLRNAALAQALAEGIGAAGLRLHRRPVQSGAFSVLRAPDMPSALLELGFMSSPRDMARLQDPQWRDVMARAVADALEHWHSADRARRAALHR; translated from the coding sequence ATGACACGGGTTAGCAGTTTCATTCTGGGCGGGCTTTTGCTGGTCTTGGCCTTGGGCGGTGGCGGCGCATGGGCGCAAGGCGCGGTTCAGGCCCGGGTTGATCCGGCGCAAAGCACGCTTTCGGCATCTGGGGATGCGGTGGCGCTGCGCTTGTCGCTGAGCCAGCCGGTTCCCTACCGCGTGCGCCTGTTGCCCAATCCGCCGCGCGTGGTGATGGAGTTCAACACGCTGGATTGGCAGGGGCTGGACTGGCCAAAGGTCGCGGGGCTGCGCGACTGGCGCTACGGCCATCGGGGCGACGGTTGGGCGCGGATGGTGCTGGACCTTGGCTTTCCAATGCTGCCCGATGTTGTCGCCCAGAGTGTTGACGCGCAAACCGGTCGCGCAGAGGTCAAGGTCACGCTGCGCCGTGCCGCCCTTGAAGCGTTCGAGGCCCGAGCCACGAATGAAGCAGATTTCGTTGCCCGCTATTCCGACCATTTGCTGCACGCGTCAGCACCTGCGGCCACGCCATCTGACACTGCCCGACCTTTGCGCGTCATGCTGGACCCCGGCCATGGCGGGCTGGACCCCGGCGCGGTGCGCGACGATCAGTCAGAAGCGGCGCTTGTTCTGGCCTTCGCGCAAACGCTGCGCGCCGAATTGGCGCGGCGCGGCGGGTTCGAGGTGCATATGACACGCGATGCGGATGTGTTCGTCTCGCTCGATCAGCGGTTGCGCGCGGCGCGCGAGGTGCAGGCAGACCTGTTCTTGTCGCTGCATGCCGATGCGCTGCCCGAAGGGCTGGCCAGCGGGGCCGCGGTTTATACCTTGTCAGAGGATGCCAGCGACCAGACCGCCGAAATTCTGTCCACCCGCCACGCGCGCGACGACCTGCTGGCTGGCGTTGATTTGTCGCGCAACACGGATGAAATCGCCTCGGTGTTGATGTCGGTCGCGTGGCAGGACACAAAGCTGCGCAACGCGGCGCTGGCGCAGGCGCTGGCCGAAGGCATTGGCGCGGCCGGTTTGCGGCTACACCGCCGCCCGGTGCAATCGGGGGCGTTTTCGGTGCTGCGCGCACCGGATATGCCATCGGCGCTGCTGGAGCTGGGCTTCATGTCCAGCCCGCGCGATATGGCCCGGCTGCAAGACCCGCAATGGCGTGACGTGATGGCGCGCGCCGTGGCCGATGCGCTAGAGCACTGGCACAGCGCCGACCGCGCGCGCCGCGCGGCCTTGCACCGCTAG